A section of the Chryseobacterium ginsenosidimutans genome encodes:
- the rplT gene encoding 50S ribosomal protein L20, producing MPRSVNAVASRARRKKLMKQAKGFFGRRKNVWTVAKNAVEKAMQYAYRGRKEKKRNFRSLWITRINAGARVHGMSYSQFMGALKKNNIELNRKVLADLAMNHPEAFKAVVDQVK from the coding sequence GCTCGCAGAAAAAAATTAATGAAACAAGCTAAAGGTTTTTTCGGTAGAAGAAAGAACGTTTGGACTGTAGCTAAAAACGCCGTGGAAAAAGCAATGCAATATGCTTACCGTGGTAGAAAAGAGAAAAAGAGAAACTTCAGATCACTTTGGATCACTCGTATTAACGCGGGAGCTAGAGTACATGGAATGTCTTACTCTCAGTTTATGGGAGCTCTTAAAAAGAACAACATCGAATTAAACAGAAAAGTTTTAGCAGATTTAGCAATGAATCACCCTGAAGCTTTCAAAGCTGTTGTTGATCAAGTAAAATAA
- a CDS encoding M28 family peptidase, with protein MKKLTTFLFLSLATYSLQAQSLIQAYKNRADQVSQTNITTLLQDFENLGVKTTGSTANTNALNWLKAKYQSYGYTASQITEDSFTGNNNTSSKNLIITKTGTVYPNIYVIICGHYDTIVGPGVSDNGSGTSIILEAARILKDIPTEYSIKFINFSGEEQGLLGSNHYANNVVFQNGTRQLNVRLVFNIDQVGGKLGNVNTAIKCESDQSGQTGNNAASLSFTQQLANCTALYSTLQTVMSNAYSSDYMPFEANGDIITGFYENERSYNEHTVNDTFANVDPTYVFNVGKAAVGALQHFAVATSFLSTNEQVANTLESIKIYPNPAKDFLNIELPKDVKNFNLEITDLNGRLVLNKENETKINVSGLVNGAYLCTVKANDKIAVRKIIIGK; from the coding sequence GTGAAAAAATTAACTACTTTTCTATTTCTTTCATTAGCAACTTATAGCTTACAGGCCCAAAGTCTTATTCAGGCATATAAAAACAGAGCAGATCAGGTTTCACAAACCAATATCACTACTCTTTTACAGGATTTTGAAAATCTGGGTGTAAAAACTACCGGCTCTACGGCTAATACAAATGCTTTAAACTGGCTGAAAGCAAAATATCAATCTTATGGATACACTGCAAGCCAGATCACGGAAGATTCTTTCACAGGAAACAATAATACAAGTTCTAAAAATTTAATTATAACTAAAACAGGAACAGTTTATCCCAATATATACGTCATTATTTGCGGGCATTATGATACAATTGTAGGTCCCGGAGTAAGTGATAACGGAAGCGGAACGTCAATTATTCTGGAAGCTGCGAGAATTTTAAAAGATATTCCGACAGAATATTCCATCAAATTCATTAATTTCTCGGGGGAAGAACAAGGATTATTGGGTAGTAATCATTATGCAAATAATGTTGTTTTCCAAAACGGAACGCGCCAGCTGAATGTACGACTGGTGTTTAATATTGATCAGGTTGGAGGAAAGCTGGGAAATGTAAATACTGCTATAAAATGCGAAAGCGATCAAAGTGGTCAAACAGGAAATAATGCTGCTTCACTTTCATTTACACAGCAATTAGCGAATTGTACAGCATTGTATTCAACTTTGCAAACTGTAATGTCTAATGCATATTCATCAGATTATATGCCTTTTGAAGCTAACGGAGACATTATTACGGGGTTTTATGAAAATGAAAGAAGTTACAATGAACATACGGTAAATGACACTTTTGCTAATGTAGATCCAACCTATGTATTTAATGTAGGAAAAGCGGCTGTCGGAGCATTACAGCATTTTGCAGTGGCAACAAGTTTTTTAAGCACAAATGAACAGGTTGCAAATACTTTGGAATCTATAAAAATCTATCCAAACCCGGCAAAAGATTTCTTGAATATCGAACTTCCTAAAGATGTTAAAAACTTCAATCTCGAAATCACTGATTTGAATGGCCGTTTGGTTTTAAATAAAGAAAATGAAACGAAAATAAATGTTTCCGGTTTGGTGAATGGTGCTTATTTATGTACAGTAAAAGCAAATGATAAAATTGCAGTAAGAAAAATAATTATCGGTAAATAA
- a CDS encoding M28 family metallopeptidase: protein MKKITALLLFSLSTITLNAQAFIQSYQDRVNLLKKEDIISNLKEFEKLGIKTTGSLENENALKWIKEKYLSFGYSEDQIEEDPFSVGRLKSKNLIITKKGTVYPDKYVIICGHFDSINGPGVNDNGSGTSIMLETAKILKDISTEYSIKFIHFSGEEQGLYGSRHFANEVVFQNKTRQIDIKMVFNLDQVGGKKGMFNDTVFCDEDQGGSSKNNAASTQITKELMTCTTLYSPLQAKTDPAEHSDYISFEKKGEIITGFFEYLRSDLPHTADDTFANTDVMYVFNIGKATIGALQHFAVANK from the coding sequence GTGAAAAAAATTACTGCACTTCTACTTTTTTCTTTGTCTACAATCACCTTAAATGCACAGGCTTTTATTCAGTCTTATCAGGATAGGGTAAATTTGCTAAAGAAAGAAGATATCATATCAAATTTAAAAGAATTTGAAAAACTTGGAATAAAAACAACGGGTTCTTTAGAAAATGAAAATGCTCTAAAGTGGATTAAAGAAAAATATTTATCTTTCGGCTATTCTGAAGATCAGATCGAGGAAGATCCTTTTTCTGTAGGAAGATTAAAATCAAAAAACCTTATCATTACAAAGAAAGGAACAGTTTATCCCGATAAATATGTGATTATTTGTGGGCATTTCGACAGCATTAATGGTCCCGGAGTAAATGATAATGGCAGCGGTACTTCCATTATGCTTGAAACAGCAAAAATTTTAAAGGATATTTCTACTGAATATTCCATTAAATTTATACACTTTTCAGGCGAAGAGCAGGGACTTTATGGAAGCAGGCATTTTGCAAATGAAGTTGTTTTCCAAAATAAAACTCGGCAGATTGATATAAAAATGGTGTTTAATCTTGATCAGGTTGGTGGAAAAAAAGGAATGTTTAATGATACCGTTTTTTGTGATGAAGATCAAGGTGGTTCATCTAAAAACAATGCAGCTTCAACTCAAATTACAAAGGAATTAATGACATGTACAACACTTTATTCTCCTTTACAGGCAAAAACAGATCCCGCAGAACACAGTGATTATATTTCTTTTGAGAAGAAAGGTGAAATAATTACCGGCTTTTTTGAATATCTTAGGAGTGATCTTCCGCACACAGCAGATGACACCTTCGCCAATACGGATGTTATGTATGTTTTTAATATCGGGAAGGCAACCATCGGTGCGTTACAACATTTTGCTGTTGCAAATAAATAA
- the hisIE gene encoding bifunctional phosphoribosyl-AMP cyclohydrolase/phosphoribosyl-ATP diphosphatase HisIE, which translates to MNMNFNKSDGLIPVIIQDNRTLQVLMLGYMNEEAFEKTKIEGIVTFFSRSKNRLWTKGEESGNFLMVKSINVDCDQDTILIKAVPENIVCHTGSFSCFGEKDSKGFLYELEGKINQRIDEKIEDSYTYSLYQKGMNKVAQKVGEEAIELVIEAKDNDDVLFKNEAADLLYHYLILLKAKNIRLEGIEEILVSRDK; encoded by the coding sequence ATGAATATGAATTTTAATAAAAGTGACGGTCTAATTCCTGTCATTATTCAGGATAACAGAACATTACAGGTTTTGATGCTGGGTTACATGAATGAAGAAGCCTTTGAGAAAACAAAAATTGAAGGGATTGTTACCTTTTTCAGCCGTTCAAAAAACAGGCTTTGGACAAAAGGTGAAGAATCCGGAAATTTTTTAATGGTAAAAAGTATTAATGTCGATTGTGATCAGGATACAATATTAATTAAGGCTGTACCTGAAAATATTGTTTGTCACACCGGAAGTTTCAGTTGTTTTGGAGAGAAGGACTCCAAAGGATTTCTCTATGAATTAGAAGGGAAAATCAACCAAAGAATTGATGAAAAGATTGAAGATTCTTACACGTATTCTCTATATCAAAAAGGAATGAATAAAGTAGCTCAAAAAGTAGGAGAGGAGGCTATAGAATTGGTGATTGAAGCTAAAGATAATGATGATGTATTATTTAAAAATGAAGCTGCAGACCTGCTTTATCACTATTTAATTTTATTGAAAGCTAAAAATATCAGGTTGGAAGGTATTGAGGAAATTTTGGTGTCGCGTGACAAATAA